From a region of the Candidatus Methylomirabilis limnetica genome:
- the tolB gene encoding Tol-Pal system beta propeller repeat protein TolB: MRSYRCVSSGSALFVFGLFVMAMLPLPALSAEEKYTVDIVRKEAQKIVIAVVGFPPLMAGAKADDLGTQAGAILTDDLKSGGIFDVIDSSFLPVKATQVEFGQEKGLLSALNSLKVQAVVVGKLSSRGSELILEGQLFEVTKGEMLSGKRYVGDSRTLRTMVHRLADEIVFRLTGEKGIASSRIAYVSSVNGAKEIYVMDYDAYNPILITGNHSINLSPRWSPDGKKIAYTSYRDQNPDLFVIDLETGRRQKISSNPGLNVAPAWSPDGERLAFSMSSGMGTSLFLVRPDGTGLRRLTQGPQIDISPSFAPNGRQIVFNSDRGGTPQVYLMDIEGTNVRRLTFGAGNYSVSPRWSPRGDKIAFVGRQSGSFDIFLINPDGTGLVQLTSNSRNNEEPSWSADGRHILFTSTRNSHRHLYIMKADGSNQRQLTKDGKENYLADWSP, translated from the coding sequence ATGCGATCCTACCGTTGCGTAAGCTCGGGTAGCGCGCTCTTTGTCTTCGGGCTATTTGTTATGGCGATGCTTCCGCTTCCGGCCCTCTCCGCAGAGGAAAAATATACCGTAGACATTGTTCGAAAGGAGGCACAGAAGATTGTCATTGCGGTCGTAGGCTTCCCGCCGCTGATGGCCGGCGCCAAGGCGGATGACCTCGGCACCCAGGCGGGCGCCATCCTGACCGATGACCTGAAGAGCGGGGGGATCTTCGACGTCATTGATTCGTCGTTCCTCCCAGTCAAGGCCACCCAGGTCGAGTTCGGGCAGGAGAAGGGGTTGTTATCGGCGCTGAACTCCCTGAAGGTCCAAGCCGTGGTGGTTGGAAAGCTTTCGTCTCGCGGTAGCGAGCTTATCCTGGAAGGTCAGCTCTTTGAGGTGACGAAGGGCGAGATGCTTTCCGGGAAGCGATATGTTGGGGATTCTCGGACCTTGCGGACAATGGTGCATCGTTTGGCAGACGAGATCGTCTTCCGACTGACTGGAGAAAAAGGGATCGCCTCCTCGCGGATCGCGTATGTCTCCTCCGTGAATGGCGCCAAAGAGATCTACGTCATGGACTATGATGCATATAATCCCATCCTCATCACCGGTAATCACTCCATTAACCTGTCGCCGCGGTGGTCTCCTGATGGCAAGAAGATCGCCTACACCTCCTATCGTGATCAGAATCCAGACCTGTTCGTGATCGATCTGGAGACCGGCCGGCGTCAGAAGATCTCGTCAAACCCTGGGCTCAACGTTGCCCCGGCTTGGTCTCCGGATGGAGAGCGACTTGCCTTTTCGATGAGCAGCGGTATGGGCACCAGCCTCTTTCTTGTCCGGCCGGACGGGACTGGCCTTCGTCGACTTACGCAGGGGCCGCAGATCGATATCTCCCCATCCTTCGCTCCTAACGGACGGCAGATCGTATTTAATTCGGATCGTGGCGGTACACCGCAGGTCTACCTGATGGATATCGAAGGGACCAATGTCCGGCGTCTGACCTTCGGGGCTGGAAACTATAGCGTGTCGCCTCGATGGTCCCCACGGGGGGATAAGATCGCATTCGTGGGTAGACAGAGTGGAAGCTTCGATATCTTCCTGATCAATCCCGACGGTACGGGACTGGTCCAGTTGACGTCGAATTCGCGCAATAACGAGGAGCCGTCGTGGTCGGCTGACGGGCGGCATATTCTATTCACCTCGACGCGGAATAGTCATCGGCATCTTTACATTATGAAGGCCGATGGATCGAATCAGCGTCAATTGACCAAGGATGGAAAGGAAAATTACCTCGCCGACTGGTCGCCGTAG
- a CDS encoding ExbD/TolR family protein codes for MVSSGTGSGERPGGSALSEINVTPFVDVVLVLLVIFLVTAPMMLRGIDVKVPKTETKNVGPEERLMLTVTKEKAVYLDDQPITLARLEGILVGLRQRNAKAAVFLRADEGVAYGVVVKVMDAVKKAGIERLGMVTEPIPPVAKGR; via the coding sequence ATGGTTTCATCGGGTACCGGTTCGGGTGAGCGACCAGGGGGCAGTGCACTCTCTGAGATCAACGTCACGCCGTTTGTCGATGTGGTCTTGGTCCTCCTCGTCATCTTCCTCGTTACGGCGCCGATGATGCTCAGGGGGATCGATGTCAAGGTGCCGAAGACCGAGACCAAGAATGTCGGGCCTGAGGAACGGCTGATGCTGACGGTTACCAAGGAGAAGGCCGTCTACCTGGATGATCAGCCCATCACTCTTGCCCGTCTGGAGGGAATCCTTGTCGGGCTTCGACAACGCAATGCAAAAGCTGCCGTGTTCCTTCGGGCGGATGAAGGAGTGGCTTACGGTGTTGTCGTGAAGGTCATGGATGCGGTGAAGAAGGCCGGCATTGAACGGTTGGGGATGGTGACCGAACCGATTCCTCCTGTGGCGAAGGGACGGTAG
- a CDS encoding TonB family protein, with the protein MAVRAIGRRLPLPEGSSSCGLSFLLHGLLALAVLYVPQWLHGKPFKVPVSYEVTLASLQEIDSKQKPDSPLLAGQKIATATAKVVAQPRDVLTLPSLPNPSISGAAVRPHAARTRTEEMTLPDRHRSSERQPVAPVVTPPAPSKIVAPQVTSAPAISQFVIAPPVGDLTKAGAGQGIGVATETGITVGNTDPALAYYFVLIQDKITSNWTPPKMSPGTTASVSLSMRILRSGQVRNLAVGSSSGDRLLDDSAVRAVGLSSPLPPLPPLFKAEALSLDLRFTFVGEKS; encoded by the coding sequence GTGGCGGTGAGAGCGATTGGGAGGCGTCTCCCTTTGCCGGAAGGGTCGTCCTCGTGTGGTCTCTCGTTTTTACTCCATGGACTTCTGGCGCTTGCGGTGTTGTATGTCCCGCAGTGGCTTCACGGTAAACCATTCAAGGTGCCGGTCAGCTACGAAGTGACGCTCGCGTCTCTACAGGAGATAGACAGTAAGCAGAAGCCGGATTCTCCTCTCCTGGCAGGGCAGAAGATCGCGACCGCAACGGCGAAAGTCGTCGCTCAGCCGCGGGATGTTCTCACGCTACCATCGCTTCCCAATCCGAGCATTTCGGGGGCGGCGGTACGACCCCACGCCGCCCGAACGCGGACCGAGGAGATGACCCTCCCGGATAGGCACCGGTCATCCGAGCGCCAGCCTGTTGCACCTGTAGTGACGCCCCCTGCTCCCTCGAAGATCGTCGCTCCACAGGTGACTTCCGCTCCTGCCATCTCTCAGTTTGTAATCGCTCCGCCGGTCGGTGATCTTACAAAAGCGGGAGCTGGCCAGGGTATCGGTGTGGCTACGGAAACCGGGATAACGGTGGGGAACACTGATCCGGCGTTAGCCTATTACTTCGTCCTGATCCAAGATAAAATTACTAGTAACTGGACGCCGCCAAAGATGAGTCCTGGTACGACGGCCAGCGTGAGTCTCTCCATGAGGATCCTTCGTTCCGGGCAGGTTCGCAATCTCGCCGTCGGGTCGTCCTCGGGAGACCGTCTGCTTGACGACTCGGCAGTTCGCGCCGTCGGTCTCTCGAGCCCACTGCCGCCGCTGCCTCCACTGTTTAAGGCCGAGGCGCTCTCACTTGACCTGCGCTTCACATTTGTGGGAGAGAAGAGCTGA